In one window of Paenarthrobacter nicotinovorans DNA:
- the uriH gene encoding uridine-preferring nucleoside hydrolase UriH, translating into MDPNTRKKIILDCDPGHDDAVALLLAHGNPDIELLAVTTVVGNQTLEKVTRNALSVATIAGITGVPFAAGCDRPLVRTIETAPSIHGDSGMDGPEQPESTIELDPRHAVDLIIETVMAHEPGTVTLVPTAGLTNIAMAARKEPRIVERVKEVVLMGGGYHVGNWSAVAEFNIIIDPEAAHIVFNEKWPVVMVGLDLTHQALATDEVVNNIAAIGTKPAKFVLELMEFFKKTYKDAQGFDFPPVHDPCAVAYVIDPSVMTTRKVPVDIELQGKLTLGMTVADFRAPAPEDCHTSVAVDLDHKKFWDLVTDAIQRIGEPTHDGGADATVIAETVLAGESN; encoded by the coding sequence GTGGACCCCAACACACGCAAGAAGATCATTCTTGACTGCGACCCCGGCCATGACGACGCAGTGGCACTGCTGCTGGCGCACGGCAACCCGGACATCGAATTGCTCGCTGTGACCACCGTGGTGGGCAACCAGACCCTTGAGAAAGTCACCCGCAACGCCCTCTCGGTAGCCACCATCGCAGGCATCACCGGAGTTCCGTTCGCCGCCGGCTGCGACCGCCCCTTGGTCCGCACCATCGAAACGGCCCCCAGCATCCACGGCGACTCCGGCATGGACGGCCCGGAACAGCCCGAGTCCACCATCGAGCTCGACCCGCGCCACGCCGTCGACCTCATCATTGAAACCGTCATGGCGCACGAGCCGGGCACCGTCACCCTGGTTCCCACCGCCGGACTCACCAACATCGCGATGGCCGCGCGCAAAGAACCGCGCATCGTGGAGCGCGTGAAGGAAGTCGTCCTCATGGGCGGCGGCTACCACGTGGGCAACTGGAGCGCGGTGGCCGAGTTCAACATCATCATCGACCCCGAGGCCGCACACATCGTCTTCAACGAAAAGTGGCCCGTGGTGATGGTCGGCCTCGACCTCACGCACCAGGCGCTGGCCACGGACGAGGTGGTCAACAACATCGCGGCCATCGGCACCAAGCCGGCCAAGTTCGTCCTGGAACTCATGGAATTCTTCAAGAAGACCTACAAGGACGCCCAGGGCTTCGACTTCCCGCCGGTCCACGATCCGTGCGCCGTGGCCTACGTCATCGATCCCAGCGTCATGACCACCCGCAAGGTGCCCGTGGACATCGAACTCCAGGGCAAGCTCACCCTCGGCATGACCGTGGCCGACTTCCGCGCGCCCGCGCCGGAGGACTGCCACACCTCGGTGGCTGTCGACCTCGACCACAAGAAGTTCTGGGACCTGGTCACCGATGCGATCCAACGGATCGGCGAACCAACGCACGACGGCGGCGCTGACGCCACCGTGATTGCCGAAACGGTCTTGGCAGGAGAGTCCAACTAA
- a CDS encoding aldo/keto reductase, translating into MEQRILGRTGRSVSTVGLGTWQLGADWGSVTEADAFAVLEASVEHGVTFFDTADVYGDGRSEQFIGRFLSAHPELNVTVATKMGRRVDQVPENYTLKNFREWTDRSRHNLQQDTLDLVQLHCPPTSVYSNDEVYDALDTLVSEGAIRNYGVSVERTDEALEAIKRGNTASVQIILNPFRLKPLDEVLPAAKEAGVGIIARVPLASGLLSGKYTPETEFPANDHRNYNRDGSSFDVGETFSGVDFATGVKAAQEFSALVPDGVTTPQAALAWVVAQDGVTSVIPGARSAQQAAANAEAGEMKVVGAGLGDGVRDIYDRYFREAIHPRW; encoded by the coding sequence ATGGAACAGCGCATACTTGGCAGGACCGGCCGATCCGTTTCAACCGTCGGGCTGGGAACATGGCAACTCGGAGCCGACTGGGGTTCCGTCACTGAAGCGGACGCCTTTGCCGTGCTGGAAGCCTCAGTGGAGCATGGCGTCACGTTCTTCGACACCGCGGACGTCTACGGCGATGGGCGCAGCGAGCAGTTCATTGGACGCTTCCTCAGTGCCCACCCGGAGCTGAATGTCACCGTAGCCACCAAAATGGGGCGCAGGGTGGATCAGGTCCCCGAAAACTACACCCTCAAGAACTTCCGCGAATGGACCGACCGTTCGCGCCACAACCTGCAGCAGGACACCCTGGACCTCGTCCAGTTGCACTGCCCGCCCACCTCTGTTTACAGCAACGATGAAGTGTACGACGCCCTGGATACCTTGGTCAGTGAGGGTGCCATCCGCAACTACGGCGTCAGCGTGGAGCGGACGGACGAGGCCCTCGAAGCCATCAAACGCGGAAACACTGCCTCCGTGCAGATCATCCTCAACCCGTTCCGTCTGAAGCCCCTCGACGAGGTCCTGCCCGCAGCCAAGGAAGCCGGCGTCGGCATCATCGCCCGCGTACCGCTCGCCTCCGGCCTGCTCTCCGGAAAGTACACGCCCGAAACGGAGTTCCCCGCCAATGACCACCGGAACTACAACCGGGACGGGTCCTCGTTCGATGTCGGCGAAACGTTCTCCGGCGTCGATTTCGCCACCGGCGTCAAGGCCGCGCAGGAGTTCAGCGCACTGGTTCCCGACGGCGTCACCACCCCCCAAGCCGCCCTCGCCTGGGTCGTAGCCCAGGACGGCGTCACGTCAGTGATTCCGGGGGCACGCTCCGCCCAGCAGGCTGCTGCCAACGCGGAAGCCGGAGAGATGAAGGTTGTCGGTGCGGGTCTCGGCGATGGGGTTCGGGATATCTACGACCGTTACTTCCGCGAAGCGATTCACCCGCGCTGGTAG
- a CDS encoding LysE family transporter yields MVQFSLWLALVGAGTLISFTPGAGAIFTMSNSLNSGFRRSIWGILGQQVALIIHILIVALGVGVLVSNSPVIFNVIRYAGAAYLVYLGIRQFLRKPDLDKEQVDDKKNEPALSMFQRGVWVNLLNPKAIVFFLAFMPQFIRPDQPLVQQYVVLTATVLAIDIIVMWFFFALAARSFQRFTHDQKGQKVLNRVFGCLFVLVGILLAVIH; encoded by the coding sequence ATGGTGCAGTTTTCACTTTGGCTGGCCCTGGTAGGCGCCGGCACCCTCATCAGTTTCACTCCCGGCGCCGGCGCGATCTTCACCATGAGCAACTCGCTGAACTCAGGCTTCCGACGCTCCATCTGGGGCATCCTCGGCCAACAGGTGGCGTTGATCATCCACATCCTGATCGTCGCTCTCGGTGTGGGTGTCCTGGTTTCCAATTCGCCGGTCATCTTCAACGTCATCCGATACGCTGGCGCCGCGTACCTGGTCTACCTTGGCATCCGCCAGTTCCTGCGCAAGCCTGACTTGGACAAAGAGCAGGTCGATGACAAGAAGAACGAGCCCGCGCTGTCCATGTTCCAGCGGGGTGTCTGGGTCAACCTGCTGAACCCAAAGGCAATTGTCTTCTTCCTGGCCTTCATGCCGCAGTTCATCCGCCCGGACCAGCCCCTGGTACAGCAATATGTAGTGCTGACCGCCACCGTACTCGCCATCGACATCATTGTCATGTGGTTCTTCTTCGCCTTGGCAGCACGTTCATTCCAACGCTTTACCCATGACCAGAAGGGCCAAAAGGTCCTCAACCGCGTGTTCGGTTGCCTGTTTGTGCTGGTCGGCATCCTGCTGGCGGTCATTCACTAA
- a CDS encoding methyltransferase domain-containing protein — translation MNAQQPEDVYTHGHHESVVRAHASRTVENSAAFVIPHLTTGISVLDVGCGPGSITCDFAGLVAPGQVIGLDRSADIVAQATALAAERGVDNVTFQTGNIYDLDFEDESFDLVHAHQVLQHLTDPVAALREMRRVAKPGAIVAVRDADFHGMSWYPEVPELDHWMELYQKIARRNGAEPDAGRRLVSWAQQAGFTQVAPTSSNWLYATAQQRAWQSRVWSERVLHSAFAEQALEYGFANEADLARIAAGWHRWGATEDGFFLIPNGEVIARA, via the coding sequence ATGAACGCGCAGCAGCCTGAAGATGTCTATACCCACGGACACCACGAGTCGGTTGTCCGGGCCCACGCCTCACGGACGGTCGAAAATTCGGCCGCGTTTGTCATCCCGCATCTCACCACCGGGATATCAGTCCTCGACGTCGGCTGCGGACCTGGCAGCATAACGTGCGATTTCGCGGGGCTGGTTGCGCCCGGACAAGTAATAGGCCTGGACCGGTCTGCCGATATTGTGGCGCAGGCAACCGCACTCGCCGCCGAGCGCGGCGTGGACAACGTGACCTTCCAGACGGGCAACATCTACGATCTCGACTTCGAAGACGAATCCTTCGACCTCGTCCACGCCCACCAGGTCCTCCAGCACCTCACCGACCCCGTCGCCGCGCTGCGCGAGATGCGCCGGGTGGCCAAGCCCGGCGCTATCGTTGCCGTGCGGGACGCCGATTTCCATGGCATGAGCTGGTACCCGGAAGTCCCTGAACTTGATCACTGGATGGAGCTCTACCAGAAGATCGCGCGCCGCAACGGAGCAGAACCCGACGCCGGCCGACGCCTGGTCTCGTGGGCGCAGCAGGCAGGTTTCACACAGGTGGCGCCCACCAGCAGCAACTGGCTCTACGCCACGGCCCAACAGCGCGCCTGGCAATCCCGGGTGTGGAGTGAACGGGTACTGCACTCCGCTTTTGCCGAGCAGGCCTTGGAGTACGGCTTCGCAAACGAGGCCGACCTCGCCCGGATCGCAGCCGGATGGCACCGCTGGGGCGCTACCGAAGACGGCTTTTTCCTCATTCCCAACGGAGAGGTCATCGCCCGGGCCTAG
- a CDS encoding MMPL family transporter, with product MNPKKVPFWLRWLVPVVLVITWLGIAGVGGPTFGRLDEVSSNDQASFLPAGAEATEAGDWQAKFRDSEEIPAVVILENDAAFTPAQLGEAAKLKTDIEALKLGSAVVGPIPSEDGKAVQYIVPIASTDEIRDVVKELRDVVQPGAPDGMKAFVTGPAGLTADLVNAFGGIDGILLLVALGAVFVILLLVYRSVVLPLAVLFTSVFALCAAILLVFAMAKMGWIQLNGQSQGILSILVIGAATDYALLFVARFREALTHTSNRTQAVLTAWKASFEPILASGATVIIALLCLLFSDLNSNKALGPVAAAGILCSLFAALTLLPALMALLGRAAFWPFRPKLLPDDEREPEIVTGLEGQKGLWRATGRLVSRRPRVVWVASVLLLLVAATGVLQLKANGVPQTDVILAKSDAVDGQEALARHFDAGSGSPAVVVASQSSAQQVLDKVKAANGVGDAYLLAEGNVPITGAPGTPSDPAVRDGRVLINATLDSAADSIEAENAVKELRSSVREVDSGALVGGVTATALDTNTTAQRDLVVIIPIVLVVILFILMLLLRSVVAPVLLVLSVVLSYGAAMGVSAWVFNGFFGFSGADATVPLFGFVFLVALGVDYNIFLMSRVREESLKHGTRPGILRGLGVTGGVITSAGVVLAATFAALGVIPIMFLVQLAFIVAFGVLLDTVLVRSLLVPALAYDIGSRIWWPGKLARESSAPSAGAREEEEAPVGR from the coding sequence ATGAACCCGAAGAAAGTACCGTTCTGGCTACGCTGGCTGGTGCCCGTGGTGCTGGTCATCACCTGGCTGGGCATTGCAGGAGTCGGCGGCCCTACCTTCGGGCGTTTGGACGAGGTCTCATCGAACGACCAGGCTTCCTTCCTCCCGGCCGGGGCCGAAGCTACCGAAGCCGGCGACTGGCAGGCCAAGTTCCGCGACTCCGAAGAGATCCCCGCGGTGGTCATCCTCGAAAACGATGCAGCGTTCACCCCGGCCCAACTGGGCGAAGCAGCCAAACTGAAAACCGACATCGAGGCACTCAAGCTGGGGAGCGCCGTCGTCGGGCCTATTCCGTCTGAAGACGGAAAAGCCGTCCAGTACATCGTTCCGATCGCTTCCACCGATGAAATACGGGACGTGGTGAAGGAACTGCGCGACGTCGTGCAGCCGGGCGCCCCGGATGGGATGAAGGCCTTCGTTACAGGCCCCGCGGGATTGACCGCTGACCTGGTCAACGCATTCGGCGGCATTGACGGCATCCTGCTGTTGGTCGCCTTGGGCGCCGTGTTCGTGATCCTGCTTTTGGTCTACCGCTCGGTGGTGCTCCCGCTGGCAGTACTCTTCACCTCGGTGTTCGCCTTGTGCGCCGCAATACTGCTGGTCTTCGCCATGGCCAAGATGGGCTGGATCCAGCTCAACGGGCAAAGCCAGGGCATCCTGTCCATCCTGGTGATCGGCGCGGCCACCGACTACGCGCTGCTGTTCGTGGCCCGCTTCCGTGAGGCCCTGACCCACACCAGCAACCGGACGCAGGCAGTCCTGACAGCTTGGAAGGCGTCCTTCGAGCCGATCCTCGCATCGGGTGCCACAGTGATCATCGCCCTGCTCTGCCTGCTCTTCTCAGACCTGAATTCCAACAAGGCACTCGGTCCCGTAGCGGCGGCAGGCATTCTCTGCTCATTGTTCGCCGCGCTCACGCTCCTGCCCGCCTTGATGGCGCTGCTGGGCCGCGCTGCCTTCTGGCCCTTCCGCCCCAAGCTCCTGCCCGACGACGAACGCGAACCTGAGATTGTCACCGGACTTGAGGGGCAAAAGGGTCTGTGGCGCGCCACGGGCCGTCTGGTTTCACGACGTCCCCGCGTTGTCTGGGTGGCGTCGGTGTTGCTGCTCCTGGTCGCTGCCACAGGTGTGTTGCAGCTGAAGGCAAACGGTGTGCCGCAGACGGACGTCATTTTGGCCAAGTCCGACGCCGTCGACGGCCAGGAAGCTTTGGCGCGCCATTTCGACGCCGGCAGCGGCAGCCCCGCCGTCGTCGTCGCCTCGCAAAGTTCCGCGCAGCAGGTCCTGGACAAGGTCAAAGCAGCCAACGGAGTTGGTGACGCCTACCTTTTGGCCGAAGGAAACGTCCCCATTACCGGAGCGCCGGGAACTCCTTCCGATCCCGCCGTCCGCGACGGCCGGGTCCTCATCAACGCCACCCTGGACTCAGCGGCGGACTCCATCGAAGCCGAAAACGCCGTGAAGGAATTGCGGTCATCAGTACGCGAGGTTGACTCCGGGGCATTGGTGGGCGGGGTGACAGCCACAGCGCTGGACACCAACACCACTGCCCAGCGCGACCTCGTGGTCATCATTCCGATCGTCCTGGTGGTCATCCTCTTCATCCTGATGCTCCTTCTGCGCTCCGTGGTAGCACCTGTGCTGCTGGTGCTCTCCGTGGTGCTCTCCTACGGTGCCGCGATGGGCGTCTCGGCGTGGGTGTTCAACGGGTTCTTCGGATTCTCCGGAGCCGATGCCACCGTGCCGCTGTTCGGCTTCGTGTTCCTTGTTGCCTTGGGTGTGGACTACAACATCTTCCTGATGAGCCGGGTCCGCGAAGAGTCGTTGAAGCACGGAACCCGCCCAGGCATCCTCCGCGGCTTGGGCGTTACTGGCGGGGTCATCACTTCCGCCGGTGTGGTTCTGGCAGCTACGTTCGCGGCATTGGGCGTCATCCCCATCATGTTCCTGGTGCAGCTGGCATTTATCGTGGCCTTCGGCGTGCTGCTGGATACCGTGCTGGTCCGCTCGCTGCTGGTGCCCGCGCTCGCCTATGACATCGGCAGCAGGATCTGGTGGCCGGGCAAGCTGGCCCGTGAATCTTCGGCACCTTCGGCCGGGGCCCGTGAAGAGGAAGAAGCGCCGGTGGGGAGGTAG
- a CDS encoding RNA polymerase sigma factor — translation MHIEDLLRTLAPQVLGVLARKNGQFDACEDAVQEALLEAALQWPHDMPRDPKAWLTAVANRRLVDMWRSESARRAREERLSAMDADHSYQPAPEADDTLTLMFLCCHPALSAPSQLALTLRAVGGLTTAEIASAFLVPEATMGQRISRAKQGIQKAGATFSMPPPAERKARLGVVLHVLYLIFNEGYAASSGSSLQREDLTTEAIRLARLLVAAVPSEPEATGLLALMLLTDSRRPARAMADGTPVPLAEQDRSLWNRGQIDEGIALLSSVLGRRAAGPYQLQAAIAAVHSEASSHDQTDWPQILALYTVLEALAPSPVVTLNRAVAVAMVNGPAAGLELLAGLDDALGRSHRLDAVRAHLHEMAGSFPEARAAFLDAARKTRSLQERRYLLGKAAKLDSTGP, via the coding sequence ATGCACATCGAGGACCTGCTGCGCACCCTCGCGCCGCAGGTCCTCGGCGTGCTGGCACGCAAGAACGGCCAGTTCGATGCATGCGAAGACGCCGTCCAGGAAGCCCTGCTGGAGGCCGCACTTCAGTGGCCCCATGACATGCCACGTGATCCGAAGGCCTGGCTGACGGCCGTCGCAAACCGAAGGCTTGTGGATATGTGGCGGAGCGAAAGCGCCCGGCGTGCCCGCGAAGAACGCTTGTCGGCCATGGACGCCGATCACTCCTACCAGCCAGCTCCGGAAGCAGACGACACCCTTACCCTCATGTTCCTTTGCTGCCACCCCGCCTTATCGGCACCGTCGCAACTCGCCCTTACCCTGCGGGCAGTTGGAGGACTCACGACGGCGGAAATCGCCTCGGCTTTCCTGGTCCCCGAAGCGACCATGGGACAACGCATCAGCCGCGCGAAACAGGGGATCCAAAAGGCGGGAGCCACGTTCAGCATGCCGCCGCCTGCCGAGCGGAAGGCGAGGCTCGGCGTCGTACTTCACGTCCTGTACTTGATCTTCAACGAAGGCTACGCAGCGAGTTCGGGTTCGTCGCTGCAGCGCGAGGACCTCACCACGGAGGCCATCCGGCTGGCCCGGTTGCTGGTGGCCGCTGTGCCGTCGGAGCCTGAGGCGACCGGGCTGCTGGCGCTCATGCTGCTGACCGATTCCCGTCGCCCGGCACGTGCCATGGCCGATGGAACACCGGTTCCGCTGGCTGAGCAGGACCGGAGCCTGTGGAACCGCGGGCAGATCGATGAGGGCATTGCGTTGTTGTCTTCAGTGCTGGGACGGCGCGCCGCCGGACCGTACCAACTGCAGGCGGCGATTGCTGCTGTGCACTCCGAAGCGTCCTCCCATGACCAAACCGACTGGCCTCAGATCCTGGCCCTCTACACGGTGCTGGAGGCCTTGGCTCCCAGCCCCGTCGTGACGCTGAACCGTGCGGTTGCGGTGGCGATGGTGAACGGGCCGGCCGCCGGTTTGGAGTTGCTCGCCGGCTTGGATGATGCACTCGGTCGGTCACACCGCCTGGACGCAGTCAGGGCCCATCTGCACGAGATGGCTGGCTCCTTTCCCGAAGCCCGCGCAGCGTTTCTGGACGCAGCAAGGAAAACCCGCAGCCTCCAGGAGCGGCGATACCTGCTGGGCAAAGCCGCAAAGCTGGACTCCACCGGGCCCTGA
- a CDS encoding MarR family winged helix-turn-helix transcriptional regulator codes for MSDSSVPRPDARPGADSQTAAPQELVRILQDFTLEANHYVDAAGGQNDMHRTDMNALAVIMRHSAAGKVVTPGVLRAELRLSSPATTALIDRLHASGHVVRERLGTDRRQVQLHMTPKAYRDGSAMFMPLAIRMGKAMAAYSTEELELVQRFMTDMVEATVEARQQATQPEPK; via the coding sequence ATGTCGGACTCATCAGTCCCGCGCCCCGACGCACGCCCAGGAGCGGATTCCCAAACCGCGGCGCCCCAGGAACTCGTGCGGATCCTCCAGGACTTCACCCTGGAGGCCAACCATTACGTGGACGCAGCCGGCGGGCAGAACGACATGCACCGGACCGACATGAATGCGCTGGCCGTCATCATGCGCCACTCCGCGGCCGGCAAGGTGGTCACGCCCGGCGTGCTCCGTGCCGAACTCCGGCTCAGTTCCCCCGCCACCACCGCCTTGATTGATCGCCTGCACGCCTCCGGGCACGTTGTCCGTGAGCGTCTGGGAACGGACCGCCGCCAGGTCCAGCTCCACATGACACCCAAGGCGTACCGCGACGGCAGCGCCATGTTCATGCCGCTCGCCATCCGGATGGGCAAGGCGATGGCCGCGTACAGCACCGAAGAACTGGAGCTGGTCCAGCGCTTCATGACCGACATGGTGGAGGCAACCGTCGAAGCCCGCCAACAGGCCACGCAACCGGAACCGAAGTAG
- a CDS encoding YciI family protein, protein MKYMIMMFGSAEGMMETADPEWIREMIGFMIQIDKDLTESGELVFNAGLADGSTAKLVKQTPDGVITTDGPYAEAKESLVGYWVVDVASEERAVEICSSIVKYAQVVELRAIPDGPPEV, encoded by the coding sequence ATGAAATACATGATCATGATGTTCGGATCGGCCGAGGGCATGATGGAGACCGCCGATCCGGAATGGATCCGGGAAATGATCGGCTTCATGATCCAGATCGACAAGGACCTGACCGAATCCGGCGAACTCGTCTTCAACGCGGGCCTGGCCGACGGCAGCACCGCCAAGCTCGTCAAACAAACCCCGGATGGCGTGATCACCACCGACGGACCCTACGCCGAGGCCAAGGAGTCCTTGGTGGGCTACTGGGTGGTGGATGTTGCCAGTGAGGAACGCGCCGTGGAGATCTGCTCAAGCATTGTGAAATACGCGCAGGTCGTGGAGCTTCGTGCCATCCCGGACGGACCACCGGAGGTCTAG
- a CDS encoding DNA polymerase IV produces the protein MRQTDPVSGTPWVLHVDLDQFIAAVEVLRRPELAGKPIIVGGRGDPTERAVVSTASYEARAFGVGSGMPLRIAARKVPDAIILPVDQEAYLAASETVMATLREQPGATVQVLGWDEAFVGVETEDPVAYAQQIQEAVLETTRLHCSVGIGDTLVRAKNATDFGKPAGIFRLTKDNWLEVMGDKPTIELWGVGPKISKRLATHGITTVNDLAAADPQDLVPEFGPKMGPWYAQLGRGEGAAEVDDTPWVARAHGRETTFQQDLTEPGQIEDALKELTARVLEDVAAEGRPVVGLTLKVRYKPFFTKTYARKIPETYDRDEVLAQALGLTAKIEPDRPIRLLGLRAEMAMPEEARKGHTPTRSGW, from the coding sequence ATGAGGCAGACTGATCCCGTGAGCGGAACTCCATGGGTGCTGCACGTTGACCTCGACCAGTTCATTGCGGCGGTCGAGGTATTGAGGCGGCCCGAGCTTGCCGGTAAGCCGATCATCGTGGGCGGCCGCGGAGACCCCACGGAACGGGCTGTGGTGTCCACGGCGTCCTACGAAGCAAGGGCGTTCGGCGTGGGGTCCGGCATGCCGCTGCGCATAGCAGCACGGAAAGTGCCGGACGCCATCATCCTGCCGGTCGACCAGGAAGCCTATCTGGCGGCCTCGGAAACCGTGATGGCCACCCTGCGTGAGCAACCCGGCGCAACGGTGCAAGTGCTGGGCTGGGACGAGGCCTTTGTCGGAGTGGAAACCGAGGACCCGGTAGCTTACGCACAGCAGATCCAGGAAGCCGTGCTCGAAACCACCCGGCTCCATTGCAGCGTGGGTATCGGTGACACGCTGGTCCGCGCCAAGAACGCAACTGATTTCGGCAAACCCGCCGGCATCTTCCGCCTGACGAAGGACAACTGGCTGGAGGTCATGGGGGACAAGCCCACCATTGAGCTGTGGGGCGTCGGGCCGAAGATTTCCAAGCGGCTGGCCACCCACGGGATCACCACAGTCAACGACCTCGCTGCCGCTGATCCGCAGGACCTGGTCCCGGAATTCGGCCCGAAAATGGGCCCGTGGTACGCGCAACTGGGCCGTGGCGAGGGTGCCGCGGAAGTGGACGACACCCCTTGGGTTGCCCGGGCCCACGGCCGCGAAACCACGTTCCAACAGGACCTGACGGAACCTGGCCAGATCGAGGACGCCCTCAAGGAGCTGACGGCCCGGGTCCTGGAAGACGTCGCCGCCGAAGGTCGCCCCGTGGTTGGGCTGACGCTCAAGGTCAGGTACAAGCCGTTCTTCACCAAGACCTATGCCAGGAAAATTCCCGAGACCTACGACCGCGACGAAGTCCTGGCCCAGGCCCTCGGCCTCACCGCCAAGATCGAGCCCGACCGCCCCATCCGATTACTCGGATTGCGGGCAGAAATGGCCATGCCCGAGGAAGCCCGGAAGGGCCACACGCCAACGCGCAGCGGTTGGTAA
- a CDS encoding LacI family DNA-binding transcriptional regulator, with protein MESLDRRSSRAHRTPRVTAAMVAARAGVSTATVSLVANGKTQGRVSDDNISRVRTAIAELGYVVDSIGSSLARGVSSIVILVTPDVSNPFFANVIAGVRESLGAEYQLLLSVTDAGESPQASDVQKLLALRPAGLLVGAPSAEFLEDLSAAGPLVLLDAPGLESYAPSVNLDVAQGARELARHLAASGHTRAAYVDGITGTATFQLRREAFLEEAAACGLVVDAGHVISTAIDVGAAAAAFAAAWPVWEREGVTAVVCGTDTHAYGVLQEARVEGVAIPGKLAVAGFDDLPYSATSNPSLTTVHLPARPLGRRAGEQLRGLMEGVALKEPHVTLESSLVVRGSTA; from the coding sequence ATGGAATCCCTGGATCGGCGCAGCAGCCGTGCTCATCGCACGCCCAGGGTGACGGCTGCCATGGTGGCCGCCCGGGCCGGTGTTTCCACAGCCACGGTCTCCCTGGTGGCCAACGGCAAAACCCAGGGCCGGGTATCCGACGACAATATCTCCCGCGTCCGTACTGCGATCGCCGAACTGGGCTACGTGGTGGACAGTATCGGCAGCTCGCTGGCCCGCGGAGTCAGCTCCATCGTCATCCTGGTCACCCCTGACGTGTCCAACCCGTTCTTCGCCAACGTCATCGCCGGAGTGCGGGAATCCTTGGGTGCGGAGTACCAGCTGCTCCTCTCAGTGACCGACGCCGGCGAATCGCCACAGGCTTCCGACGTGCAGAAGTTGTTGGCCCTCCGCCCGGCGGGGTTGCTGGTGGGTGCCCCGAGCGCAGAGTTCCTGGAAGACCTTTCCGCAGCCGGTCCACTGGTGCTGCTGGACGCTCCCGGGCTGGAGTCGTACGCGCCGTCCGTGAACCTCGACGTCGCCCAAGGAGCCCGCGAACTGGCCCGGCACCTGGCTGCATCCGGACACACCCGTGCCGCCTACGTCGACGGCATCACCGGAACCGCGACGTTCCAGCTGCGCCGTGAAGCCTTCCTGGAAGAAGCCGCTGCCTGCGGGCTGGTGGTCGACGCCGGGCATGTCATCAGTACAGCGATCGACGTCGGTGCTGCCGCCGCTGCTTTCGCCGCCGCCTGGCCCGTGTGGGAGCGCGAGGGGGTGACCGCCGTCGTCTGCGGTACGGATACCCATGCCTACGGTGTACTGCAGGAAGCGCGGGTGGAGGGCGTCGCCATTCCGGGAAAGCTGGCTGTTGCGGGCTTCGATGACCTTCCATACTCGGCCACCAGCAATCCCAGCCTCACCACTGTGCACCTGCCCGCGAGACCGCTGGGCCGCAGAGCTGGGGAGCAGCTCCGCGGGCTGATGGAGGGTGTGGCTCTCAAGGAGCCGCATGTGACGCTGGAGAGCTCCCTGGTGGTGCGCGGATCTACGGCGTAG